In Falco naumanni isolate bFalNau1 chromosome 23 unlocalized genomic scaffold, bFalNau1.pat SUPER_23_unloc_1, whole genome shotgun sequence, one DNA window encodes the following:
- the LOC121081954 gene encoding olfactory receptor 14A16-like has protein sequence MQQMSNSSSITQFLLLPFADTRELQLLHFWLSLGIYLAALMANGLIITAVVCDHHLHTPMYFFLLNLSLLDLGSISTTLPKAMANSLWDTRDISYSGCAAQLFSFVFFLSVECSLLTVMAYDRYVAICQPLHYGTLLGSRACVHMAAAAWASGFLNAALHTANTLSLPLCQGNALGQFFCEIPQILKLSCSKSNLKELGLLLCSACVAFGCFVFIVLSYVQIFRAVLRIPSEQGRHKAFSTCLPHLAVVSLFLSTAMFAYLKPPSISSPSLDLVVAVLYSVVPPAVNPLIYSMRNEELKGVMCKLIAGCFLKH, from the coding sequence ATGCAGCAGATGtccaacagcagctccatcacccagttcctcctcctgccattTGCAGACACacgggagctgcagctcttgcacttctggctctccctgggcatCTACCTGGCTGCCCTCATGGCCAATGGCCTCATCATCACCGCCGTAGTGTGCGACCACCACCTGCACACCCCCAtgtacttcttcctcctcaaccTCTCCCTCCTCGACCTGGGCTCCATCTCCACCACTCTCCCCAAAGCCATGGCCAACTCCCTCTGGGACACCAGGGACATCTCCTACTCAGgatgtgctgcacagctcttctcgtttgtctttttcctttcagtggaGTGTTCTCTCCTCACTGTCATGGCCTACGACCGCTAcgtggccatctgccagcccctgcactacgggaccctgctgggcagcagagcttgtgtccacatggcagcagctgcctgggccagTGGGTTTCTCAATGCTGCGCTGCACACGGCCAATACACTGTCACTGCCGCTCTGCCAAGGCAATGCCCTGGGACAGTTCTTCTGTGAAATCCCACAGATCCTCAAGCTCTCCTGCTCCAAGTCCAACCTCAAGGAACTTGGGCTGCTTCTGTGCAGTGCTTGTGTAGCCTTTGGCTGTTTCGTTTTCATTGTTCTGTCCTACGTGCAGatcttcagggctgtgctgaggatcccctctgagcagggacggcacaaagccttttccacGTGCCTCCCTCACCTGGCTGTGgtctccctctttctcagcaCTGCCATGTTTGCCTACCTGAAGCCCCCCTCCATCtcgtccccatccctggaccTGGTGGTGGCAGTTCTGTACTCGGTGGTGCCTCCAGCAGTGAACCCCCTCATCTACAGCATGAGGAATGAGGAGCTCAAGGGTGTAATGTGCAAACTGATAGCTGGATGTTTTTTGAAGCATTAA